One genomic region from Burkholderia latens encodes:
- a CDS encoding ATP-binding protein: MRKPIDSLFGRLALLVVGVLLLSHFAWFFAMRLERHQMQTRYAVEEAAFLVDAVRQHVERTPDQPLPSRVRLVAPDSPDVPKGDASNLPAPLKRFRDDVSDRMPPGTQVAIGAPGHPPVLWVKEPTDRNWIVVPVQPLRPPRSLDRMLLWLGTIFSAGVIAALFAAWQLQQPLRSLARAVARFGRGQPVPPLRERGPRELRQLTHGFNQMVEQVSQAENDRAVMLAGVAHDLRTPLARMRLRAEMMDDARLRDGVVRDVDSMSHIVDQFLVFAHGGADRSEPVPVDQTCERIARSYRAVAPNAPPVETHLAADGAFRLPTATLDRILSNLLDNAHAYGAPPVLVETARTPAGYVLSVSDSGGGIAPRDLAAATRPFVRLDPARGGNGHSGLGLAIVERLVQRLGGTCEIGNRPEGGLRVAMTFPFDVVPKDEPHAQAA, encoded by the coding sequence ATGCGCAAACCCATTGATTCACTGTTCGGGCGACTGGCCCTGCTGGTCGTCGGCGTGCTGCTCCTGTCCCACTTCGCGTGGTTCTTCGCGATGCGGCTCGAGCGCCACCAGATGCAGACGCGTTACGCGGTCGAGGAGGCCGCGTTCCTCGTCGATGCGGTGCGCCAGCACGTCGAGCGCACGCCGGACCAGCCGCTGCCGTCGCGCGTGCGGCTCGTGGCGCCGGACAGCCCCGACGTCCCGAAGGGCGACGCGTCCAACCTGCCGGCACCGCTGAAGCGGTTCCGCGACGACGTGAGCGACCGGATGCCGCCGGGCACGCAGGTCGCGATCGGCGCGCCGGGCCATCCGCCGGTGCTGTGGGTCAAGGAGCCGACCGACCGGAACTGGATCGTCGTGCCGGTGCAGCCGCTGCGCCCGCCGCGTTCGCTCGACCGGATGCTGCTGTGGCTCGGCACGATCTTTTCGGCTGGCGTGATCGCCGCTCTGTTCGCGGCGTGGCAGCTGCAGCAGCCTCTGCGCTCGCTGGCGCGCGCGGTCGCGCGCTTCGGCCGCGGCCAGCCGGTGCCGCCGCTGCGCGAGCGCGGGCCGCGCGAGCTGCGCCAGCTCACGCACGGCTTCAATCAGATGGTCGAGCAGGTGTCGCAAGCGGAGAACGACCGCGCGGTGATGCTGGCCGGCGTCGCGCACGACCTGCGCACGCCGCTCGCGCGGATGCGTCTGCGCGCCGAGATGATGGATGACGCGCGGCTGCGCGATGGCGTCGTGCGCGACGTCGACTCGATGTCGCACATCGTCGACCAGTTCCTCGTGTTCGCGCACGGCGGAGCCGATCGCAGCGAGCCGGTGCCGGTCGACCAGACCTGCGAGCGGATTGCGCGCAGCTATCGTGCGGTCGCGCCGAACGCGCCGCCGGTCGAGACGCATCTGGCCGCGGACGGCGCCTTCCGGCTGCCGACCGCGACGCTCGACCGGATTCTGTCGAACCTGCTCGACAACGCGCATGCGTATGGTGCGCCGCCCGTGTTGGTCGAGACGGCGCGCACGCCGGCCGGTTATGTGCTGTCGGTCAGTGACAGCGGGGGCGGGATCGCGCCGCGCGACCTGGCGGCCGCGACGCGGCCGTTCGTGCGGCTCGACCCTGCGCGCGGCGGGAACGGCCACAGCGGGCTCGGGCTCGCGATCGTCGAGCGGCTCGTGCAACGGCTAGGCGGGACCTGCGAGATCGGCAACCGTCCCGAGGGCGGCCTGCGCGTCGCGATGACGTTTCCGTTCGACGTGGTGCCGAAGGACGAGCCTCACGCGCAGGCCGCGTAA
- a CDS encoding response regulator, translated as MTTQILIVDDDQELRDLLRDYLVRQGMEVSVLHDAASLEKRLERERPDLIVLDLMMPGVDGLTALRQLRAAGDDIPVIMLTARADDVDRIVGLELGADDYLGKPFNPRELLARVQAVLRRRRATPSAAAPEQREPFAFGRFVLDFQARTLSVDGKPATLSSSEFALLKIFVNHALRTLTRERLLELLHGPEYDGTDRGIDVQVWRLRRILETDPSTPRFIQTVRGRGYVFVPDGEAHAQTH; from the coding sequence ATGACTACCCAGATCCTCATCGTCGACGACGACCAAGAACTCCGAGACCTGCTGCGCGACTATCTCGTGCGCCAGGGGATGGAAGTGTCCGTGCTGCACGACGCGGCGTCGCTCGAGAAGCGCCTCGAGCGCGAGCGGCCCGACCTGATCGTGCTGGACCTGATGATGCCGGGGGTGGACGGCCTGACCGCGCTGCGCCAGTTGCGCGCGGCCGGCGACGACATCCCCGTGATCATGCTGACCGCGCGCGCGGACGACGTTGACCGCATCGTCGGCCTCGAACTCGGCGCGGACGACTACCTCGGCAAGCCGTTCAATCCGCGCGAGCTGCTTGCGCGCGTGCAGGCCGTGCTGCGCCGCCGCCGTGCGACGCCTTCGGCTGCGGCGCCCGAGCAGCGCGAGCCGTTCGCGTTCGGCCGCTTCGTGCTCGACTTCCAGGCGCGCACGCTGTCGGTCGACGGCAAGCCGGCAACCCTGTCGAGCAGCGAATTCGCGCTGCTGAAAATCTTCGTAAACCACGCGCTGCGCACGCTTACGCGCGAGCGACTGCTCGAGCTGCTGCACGGGCCCGAGTACGACGGCACCGATCGCGGCATCGACGTCCAGGTGTGGCGACTGCGCCGCATCCTCGAAACGGATCCGTCGACGCCGCGCTTCATCCAGACGGTGCGCGGGCGCGGGTACGTATTCGTGCCCGACGGCGAGGCCCATGCGCAAACCCATTGA
- a CDS encoding periplasmic heavy metal sensor: MYKKTSRVAIAAATVLALAFGAAHAAQPDDMPPPGGPGMHQMHPGHEGGPFGVLMKLHDQLKLNASQEQQWQTAVNTMKQNHEAMRKSHEQMREQFKAQQNQPILDLNAMHAARQQAEQQNAQLREQSAAAWLAFYNGLNDQQKTTVSTALKQQFAQMEQRHEKMKQRWEQHRAAKAASAPAQ; the protein is encoded by the coding sequence ATGTATAAGAAGACTTCCCGCGTGGCCATTGCGGCCGCCACCGTGCTCGCACTCGCATTCGGCGCCGCGCATGCCGCGCAGCCCGACGACATGCCGCCGCCGGGCGGCCCCGGCATGCACCAGATGCACCCCGGCCATGAAGGCGGCCCGTTCGGCGTGCTCATGAAACTGCACGACCAGCTCAAGCTCAACGCGTCGCAGGAACAGCAGTGGCAGACGGCCGTCAACACGATGAAGCAGAACCATGAAGCGATGCGCAAGAGCCACGAGCAGATGCGCGAGCAATTCAAGGCGCAGCAGAATCAGCCGATCCTCGACCTGAACGCGATGCATGCGGCCCGCCAGCAGGCCGAGCAGCAGAACGCGCAGCTGCGCGAGCAAAGCGCGGCCGCATGGCTGGCGTTCTACAACGGGCTGAACGACCAGCAGAAGACGACGGTCAGCACCGCGCTCAAGCAGCAGTTCGCGCAGATGGAGCAGCGTCACGAGAAGATGAAGCAACGCTGGGAGCAGCACCGCGCGGCCAAGGCCGCGTCGGCACCGGCGCAGTAA
- a CDS encoding pirin family protein: MFQIRRAADRCHTRQGWLESSHSFPLAGHAATQHPPFRALRVLCEDRIAPTRGFGMQPRRDFEIVTYVLDGALAHRDSLGNGAIVRAGGVQRVSAGTGLVHSETNASRDRALHLLQIWLQPAEPGGRPGYAQRHFADAAKRGRLRLVASSDGDDGALPLRADARIFAGLIDGDEEAAFDVPVARQAYVHVARGDVEVNGHALAAGDGVRIAGVDTVAFARGRAAEVLLFDVA, translated from the coding sequence ATGTTCCAGATCCGCCGCGCCGCCGACCGCTGCCATACGCGTCAGGGCTGGCTCGAATCGAGCCACAGCTTCCCGCTCGCCGGCCACGCGGCAACCCAGCATCCGCCGTTCCGCGCGCTGCGCGTGCTGTGCGAGGACCGGATCGCGCCGACCCGCGGCTTTGGCATGCAGCCGCGCCGGGATTTCGAAATCGTCACGTACGTGCTGGATGGCGCACTTGCGCATCGCGACAGCCTTGGCAATGGCGCGATCGTACGCGCCGGCGGCGTCCAGCGGGTGAGTGCGGGCACGGGCCTCGTGCACAGCGAGACCAACGCGTCGCGCGATCGCGCACTGCACCTGCTGCAGATCTGGCTGCAGCCGGCCGAACCCGGCGGGCGGCCGGGCTATGCGCAGCGGCATTTCGCCGACGCCGCCAAGCGCGGCCGCTTGCGGCTCGTCGCATCGTCGGACGGCGACGACGGCGCGTTGCCGCTGCGCGCGGACGCACGGATCTTCGCCGGGCTGATCGACGGCGACGAGGAAGCCGCATTCGACGTGCCGGTCGCGCGCCAGGCCTACGTGCATGTCGCGCGCGGCGACGTGGAAGTCAACGGACATGCGCTGGCCGCCGGCGACGGTGTGCGGATCGCGGGCGTCGACACGGTCGCGTTCGCACGTGGCCGCGCGGCCGAGGTGCTGCTGTTCGACGTCGCGTGA
- a CDS encoding ABC transporter substrate-binding protein: MKKAALCAALALVAGSAFAKEWKTVRIGVDASYPPFESTAPSGEIVGFDVDLTKEICKRINLKCVWVAQDLDGIIPALKAKKYDVIVSSLTVTDKRREQIDFSDKVYDAPARMIAKAGSPLLPTVASLKGKRVGVEQGSTQESYAKAYWEPQGVTIVPYQNQDQVYADLGSGRLDATLQDELQADYGFLRTPRGKGFAFAGPEVKDPKTIGDGTAIGLRKEDTDLKLKINKALADMHKDGTYDRLSHKYFAFSVYSAR, translated from the coding sequence ATGAAGAAGGCCGCCCTGTGCGCCGCCCTCGCCCTCGTGGCGGGCAGCGCCTTCGCGAAAGAGTGGAAGACCGTGCGAATCGGCGTCGATGCGAGCTACCCGCCGTTCGAGTCGACCGCGCCTAGCGGCGAGATCGTCGGTTTCGACGTGGATCTCACCAAGGAAATCTGCAAGCGGATCAACCTGAAGTGCGTGTGGGTCGCGCAAGATCTCGACGGAATCATCCCGGCGCTGAAGGCGAAGAAGTACGACGTCATCGTGTCGTCGCTGACCGTCACGGACAAGCGCCGCGAACAGATCGACTTCTCCGACAAGGTGTACGACGCCCCCGCGCGGATGATCGCGAAGGCGGGCTCGCCGCTGCTGCCGACGGTCGCGTCGCTCAAGGGCAAGCGCGTCGGCGTCGAGCAGGGTTCGACGCAGGAATCGTACGCAAAGGCGTACTGGGAACCGCAGGGCGTGACGATCGTGCCCTACCAGAACCAGGACCAGGTCTATGCCGATCTCGGCTCGGGCCGCCTCGATGCGACGCTGCAGGACGAGCTCCAGGCCGACTACGGCTTTCTGCGCACGCCGCGCGGCAAGGGTTTCGCATTTGCCGGACCGGAAGTGAAGGATCCGAAAACGATCGGCGACGGCACCGCGATCGGCCTGCGCAAGGAAGACACCGATCTGAAGCTCAAGATCAACAAGGCGCTGGCCGACATGCACAAGGACGGCACGTACGACCGGCTGTCGCACAAGTATTTCGCGTTCAGCGTCTATTCGGCTCGCTGA
- a CDS encoding ABC transporter permease: protein MFLQGYGPLILAGTWQTVKLAVLSLALSFVLGLLGAGAKLSRNRFTNGVGTVYTTLIRGVPDLVLMLLLFYSLQIWLNVATDALGWDQIDIDPFLAGVLVLGFIYGAYFTETFRGAFLSVPRGQLEAGSAYGMTNWQVFTRIMFPQMMRFALPGIGNNWQVLVKSTALVSIIGLADVVKASQDAGKGTLRFFFFTLIAGAVYLAITTISNFVLMWLEKRYSTGVRKADL from the coding sequence ATGTTTCTACAAGGCTACGGCCCGCTGATCCTCGCCGGCACCTGGCAGACCGTCAAACTGGCGGTGCTTTCGCTCGCGCTGTCGTTCGTGCTGGGCCTGCTCGGCGCGGGCGCGAAGCTGTCGCGCAACCGCTTCACGAACGGCGTCGGCACCGTCTACACGACGCTGATCCGCGGCGTCCCCGATCTCGTGCTGATGCTGCTGCTGTTCTACAGCCTGCAGATCTGGCTGAACGTCGCGACCGACGCGCTCGGCTGGGACCAGATCGACATCGACCCGTTCCTCGCGGGCGTGCTCGTGCTGGGGTTCATCTACGGCGCATATTTCACCGAGACTTTCCGCGGCGCGTTCCTGTCGGTGCCGCGCGGCCAGCTCGAGGCCGGCAGCGCGTACGGGATGACCAACTGGCAGGTGTTCACGCGCATCATGTTCCCGCAGATGATGCGCTTCGCGCTGCCGGGCATCGGCAACAACTGGCAGGTGCTCGTGAAGTCGACCGCACTCGTGTCGATCATCGGCCTCGCGGACGTCGTGAAGGCGTCGCAGGACGCCGGCAAAGGCACGCTGCGGTTCTTCTTCTTCACGCTGATCGCCGGCGCCGTCTACCTCGCGATCACGACGATCTCGAATTTCGTGCTGATGTGGCTCGAAAAGCGCTACTCGACCGGTGTCCGCAAGGCTGACCTATGA
- a CDS encoding ABC transporter permease, producing the protein MIELIQEYWRNYLYTDGFRITGVAITLWLLVVSIGLGFCLSVPLAVARVSKKKWLSGAVWLYTYVFRGTPLYVQLLLCYTGLYSLQIVRGTPLLDAFFRDGMHCTLLAFTLNTCAYTTEIFAGAIKATSYGEIEAARAYGMSTFTMYRRVILPSALRRSLPLYSNEVILMLHATTVAFTATVPDILKIARDVNSATYMSFHAFGIAALLYLVISFTLVWLFRQAERRWLAYLRPQGK; encoded by the coding sequence ATGATCGAACTCATTCAAGAATACTGGCGCAACTACCTCTACACCGACGGCTTCCGGATCACCGGCGTCGCGATCACGCTGTGGCTGCTCGTCGTGTCGATCGGCCTCGGCTTCTGCCTGTCGGTGCCGCTCGCGGTGGCCCGCGTGTCGAAGAAGAAGTGGCTGTCGGGCGCCGTGTGGCTGTACACGTACGTGTTCCGCGGCACGCCGCTCTACGTGCAATTGCTGCTCTGCTACACCGGCCTCTACAGCCTGCAGATCGTACGCGGCACGCCGTTGCTCGATGCGTTCTTCCGCGACGGCATGCACTGCACGCTGCTCGCGTTTACGCTGAACACCTGCGCATACACCACCGAGATCTTCGCGGGCGCGATCAAGGCGACGTCGTACGGCGAGATCGAGGCCGCCCGCGCGTACGGGATGTCGACCTTCACGATGTATCGCCGAGTGATCCTGCCGTCCGCGTTGCGCCGTTCGCTGCCGCTGTACAGCAACGAAGTGATCCTGATGCTGCACGCGACGACCGTCGCGTTCACCGCCACCGTGCCCGACATCCTGAAGATCGCGCGCGACGTCAACTCGGCGACGTACATGTCGTTCCACGCATTCGGCATCGCCGCCCTGCTCTATCTCGTGATCTCGTTCACGCTCGTGTGGCTGTTCCGCCAGGCCGAGCGTCGCTGGCTCGCGTATCTGCGCCCGCAAGGCAAGTAA
- a CDS encoding ABC transporter ATP-binding protein, with amino-acid sequence MNSQTQKLFVDDLHKRYGDNEVLKGVSLKANSGDVISVIGSSGSGKSTMLRCINFLEQPNAGRIFVDGEEVRTALDKTGALRAADPKQLQRVRTKLSMVFQHFNLWSHMNVIENVMEAPVNVLGIPKKEAEDRAREYLEKVGLAPRVEKQYPSHLSGGQQQRVAIARALAMHPDVMLFDEPTSALDPELVGEVLKVMQKLAEEGRTMIVVTHEMGFARNVSNHVMFLHQGRVEEEGVPSEVFANPKSERLRAFLSGSLK; translated from the coding sequence ATGAATTCCCAGACTCAAAAGCTTTTCGTCGACGATCTCCACAAGCGGTACGGCGACAACGAGGTGCTCAAGGGCGTGTCGCTGAAGGCGAACTCGGGCGACGTGATCAGCGTGATCGGCTCGTCCGGTTCCGGCAAGAGCACGATGCTCCGCTGCATCAACTTCCTCGAGCAGCCGAACGCGGGCCGCATCTTCGTCGACGGCGAGGAAGTCCGGACCGCGCTCGACAAGACGGGCGCGCTGCGCGCGGCCGATCCGAAGCAACTGCAGCGCGTGCGCACGAAGCTGTCGATGGTGTTCCAGCACTTCAATCTGTGGTCGCACATGAACGTGATCGAGAACGTGATGGAAGCGCCCGTCAACGTGCTCGGAATCCCGAAGAAGGAAGCCGAGGATCGCGCGCGCGAGTATCTCGAGAAAGTCGGCCTCGCGCCGCGCGTCGAAAAGCAGTATCCGTCGCACCTGTCGGGCGGCCAGCAGCAGCGCGTCGCGATCGCGCGCGCGCTCGCAATGCATCCGGACGTGATGCTGTTCGACGAACCGACTTCCGCACTCGATCCGGAACTCGTCGGTGAAGTGCTGAAGGTGATGCAAAAGCTCGCCGAGGAAGGCCGCACGATGATCGTCGTCACGCACGAGATGGGCTTCGCGCGCAACGTGTCGAACCACGTGATGTTCCTGCACCAGGGGCGCGTGGAAGAAGAAGGCGTACCGTCCGAGGTGTTCGCGAATCCGAAGAGCGAGCGCCTGCGCGCGTTCCTGTCGGGCAGCCTGAAGTAA
- a CDS encoding GNAT family N-acetyltransferase, whose translation MQIDIRSATVADVPQILRFITELAIYEKAEHEVIATHASLERSLFGEDTPARALICEVDGEPAGFAVYFFSYSTWLGRQGLYLEDLYVSPRFRGAGAGLRLLKALARIAVDTGCGRFEWSVLDWNEPAIRFYESVGAAPQSEWVRYRLAGDALRAFAHAAPVDAA comes from the coding sequence GTGCAAATCGACATCCGTTCCGCTACCGTCGCCGACGTGCCGCAAATCCTGCGTTTCATCACCGAGCTGGCCATCTACGAGAAGGCCGAGCATGAAGTGATCGCAACGCACGCATCGCTCGAGCGCAGCCTGTTCGGCGAGGACACGCCGGCGCGCGCGCTGATTTGCGAGGTCGACGGCGAACCGGCCGGCTTCGCCGTGTATTTCTTCTCTTATTCGACGTGGCTCGGCCGCCAGGGGCTGTATCTCGAGGATCTGTACGTATCGCCGCGCTTTCGCGGCGCGGGCGCCGGGCTGCGGCTGCTGAAGGCGCTCGCGCGCATCGCGGTGGACACCGGCTGCGGGCGCTTCGAATGGAGCGTGCTCGACTGGAACGAGCCCGCGATCCGCTTCTACGAAAGCGTCGGCGCGGCGCCGCAGAGCGAATGGGTACGCTACCGGCTCGCGGGCGACGCGCTGCGCGCGTTCGCCCACGCCGCGCCGGTCGACGCCGCGTAA
- a CDS encoding LysR family transcriptional regulator gives MMHPDLRRLDLNLLLAFNALYRHRSVAAAAHELAMSPSALSHALARLRDAIGDALFVRLGNEMQPTVRADDIASWAGDALDTMSKGLARARRFDAAQSDRTFVFAATDYTAFAVLPALLARIEQVAPRLKIRVVHSDRKISIDELAAGRIDFALGYHEESAADAPGIEDFDWFSDDYVVIASATHPDIRRRLTLDQYLAARHAVVTPWNEPRGVVDYVLDRLGLARQVAVQLPTVLAAPFVIAESALLMTVPNRAAQTLRGAAPIRIFPAPFEIPRYTIKVYSHAKHARTDAHRWLRAQLLAARPALD, from the coding sequence ATGATGCATCCCGACCTGCGCCGGCTCGACCTGAACCTGCTGCTTGCGTTCAACGCGCTGTACCGCCACCGGTCGGTCGCCGCGGCCGCCCACGAGCTGGCGATGAGCCCGTCCGCGCTGAGCCATGCGCTCGCGCGGCTGCGCGATGCGATCGGCGACGCTCTGTTCGTGCGGCTCGGCAACGAGATGCAGCCGACCGTGCGCGCCGACGACATTGCCAGCTGGGCCGGCGACGCGCTCGACACGATGTCGAAAGGGCTTGCCCGCGCACGCCGCTTCGATGCGGCGCAAAGCGACCGCACGTTCGTGTTCGCCGCGACGGACTACACGGCATTCGCCGTGCTGCCCGCATTGCTCGCGCGCATCGAGCAGGTCGCGCCGCGGCTGAAGATCCGCGTCGTTCATTCGGACCGAAAGATCTCGATCGACGAGCTCGCGGCCGGCCGGATCGATTTCGCGCTCGGATACCACGAGGAATCGGCCGCCGACGCGCCTGGCATCGAGGATTTCGACTGGTTCTCTGACGACTACGTGGTCATTGCGAGCGCCACGCACCCGGACATCCGCCGGCGGCTGACGCTCGACCAGTATCTGGCCGCGCGACACGCGGTCGTCACGCCGTGGAACGAGCCGCGCGGCGTAGTCGACTACGTGCTGGACCGGCTCGGTCTCGCGCGGCAGGTCGCCGTGCAACTGCCGACCGTGCTCGCCGCCCCGTTCGTGATCGCGGAATCTGCGCTGCTGATGACGGTGCCGAACCGCGCCGCACAGACGCTGCGCGGTGCGGCGCCGATCCGCATTTTCCCGGCGCCGTTCGAGATTCCGCGCTACACGATCAAGGTGTACTCGCACGCGAAGCATGCGCGCACCGACGCGCACCGCTGGCTGCGCGCGCAGTTGCTCGCTGCACGGCCGGCGCTCGATTGA
- a CDS encoding porin, with the protein MMKKALVAAALMAAGVVTAHAQSSVTLYGRLDAGLEYLNGLQNGHQVRAESGDWGTSLWGLKGSEDIGGGNKILFHLEGAFNTMTGGFSGSIWDRFATVGISNDRYGTLLLGRELAIANGVWDFDPFGQSAWSTASLVRGRNWNKTSNNVSYQSPSLYGLDFYGQFSFSNSTSFNGNTTAGQPGRAMGGQVTYTNSLFQLRGIYDETRDSNGRFSDVFNYSREYFAGVNVFLGQFKLQAAYQASHADGSGGPAVNAGVTGTQQVWGGVTWQATPAAALIAAVYHVNANHGGGNANIYTVGGSYNISKRTLFDVQVATVRNSSTANFGLNANGAGTAVSTGNPHPGGSQTGVYAGIQHLF; encoded by the coding sequence ATGATGAAGAAAGCTTTGGTCGCGGCCGCGCTGATGGCTGCTGGGGTGGTTACGGCGCACGCGCAGAGCAGCGTGACGCTGTATGGTCGCCTGGATGCCGGCCTTGAGTACCTGAACGGCCTGCAGAACGGCCACCAAGTGCGCGCGGAAAGCGGCGACTGGGGCACGAGCCTGTGGGGCTTGAAGGGCAGCGAAGACATCGGTGGCGGCAACAAGATCCTGTTCCACCTCGAAGGCGCGTTCAACACGATGACGGGCGGCTTCAGCGGCTCGATCTGGGATCGTTTCGCGACCGTCGGCATCTCCAACGACCGCTACGGTACGCTGCTGCTGGGTCGCGAACTCGCGATCGCGAACGGCGTGTGGGACTTCGATCCGTTCGGTCAGTCGGCATGGTCGACGGCATCGCTCGTGCGCGGCCGCAACTGGAACAAGACCAGCAACAACGTGTCGTACCAGTCGCCGTCGCTGTATGGCCTCGACTTCTACGGCCAGTTCTCGTTCTCGAACTCGACCAGCTTCAACGGCAATACGACGGCCGGCCAACCAGGCCGCGCCATGGGCGGTCAGGTCACCTATACGAATTCGCTGTTCCAGTTGCGCGGCATCTACGACGAAACGCGCGACAGCAACGGCCGCTTCTCGGACGTGTTCAACTACTCGCGCGAATACTTCGCCGGCGTGAACGTGTTCCTCGGCCAGTTCAAGCTTCAGGCGGCTTACCAGGCATCGCACGCCGACGGCAGCGGCGGCCCGGCGGTCAACGCCGGCGTGACGGGCACGCAACAGGTCTGGGGCGGCGTGACGTGGCAGGCAACGCCGGCCGCAGCGCTGATCGCGGCGGTGTACCACGTGAACGCGAACCACGGCGGCGGCAACGCGAACATCTACACGGTCGGCGGTTCGTACAACATCTCGAAGCGCACGCTGTTCGACGTCCAGGTCGCGACGGTGCGCAACAGCTCGACGGCCAACTTCGGCCTGAACGCGAACGGTGCAGGCACCGCCGTGTCGACCGGCAACCCGCATCCGGGCGGCAGCCAGACCGGCGTCTACGCCGGCATCCAGCACCTGTTCTGA